From the bacterium genome, the window GTGGGGAGCGTCCCCGTTTTTTTCAGCGCCCGGTGGGACAATTCAAGCGCTTTGTGCACTGCCGACCCGAATGACGCACTTGCCGATTTTGCCCGGGGAAAACGAAGAAGGTTTTGCTCAAGGAACAGCTGAGGGCCACCGTGAATAACATTTAGGTAATTGTTGAGATGGGTCACGCTCATCTTATAATCGTCCAGGAGAGGCAGAAGTAGGGCCTTTTCATCGGATACAAAAGGGGGAGCATAGAATGGAAGCGTAATGGGTACAACGTCTTTCTCCCCTCTTCCCGCTTCCGGATTAACAGAAAATTGCGCGGAAAGAATGTCGGATATTTTTTTGTTTAAATGTGTTTTGTCGGAAACAAGAAAAGAAAGCTTTGACATCGCCCTTCCGTTTTCTCCGACAGCGTGGCAAGAAAGGTAGAGTGTGTGTTTTGCCCGGGTAATCGCCACAAAAAAGAGCCTCATGTGGTCGTCTTTTGTGTCGTTGCCCGGCGCAATGGGAAGGTTGGCGGGAAAAGAAATTTTGCTTATTGTTCCACGCCCGGTCCACACTTCGTTTTGGCAGTGGAGAACAAACACTACCGGAAATTCCAATCCTTTCGCTTTGTGCGCGGTAAGTAAGGACACTGCGGGACGTCCGGTCAAAAACGCCCCCTCGTCGGCAAGGATAATTTCATTTTTCTCATGAGTGTCAACAAAGTCGATAAGATCGTCAATGCGCAACATTCTCCCCTGTTTATATTCTCGGAGCGCTTGAACAAAAACCCGCAGCGCCGAGAGAAAGACAAGGTATTCCGCGCGCGCGGTATTAAATTTTGTCTTCCCGAAATAATATTCTTTGAAGGGACTGACAAATACCCTCTTTGAAGGAAGGGCGGCTGTCTCATTTTCGGAAAGCATCTCCAAAGACACGTGCGTACCAATAATGTCGTCGAGAATGTATTCAAGCGGCTCGTTGAGGGAACGGATTGAGAGGGAGACGAGAAAAGAAGCAAGTATCTTTATACGCCGATTTTTTGATTTTTCCATTATTGCGAGCCATGGTTTTCTCGTACGTGAAGCTTCCAAAGAAATTTCCCAAATCGCCCTTCTTTCAATACCCCAAAACGGGTAGCTGAGAATTTCCGGCAGTAAGTTGTCCGCCTCTTCCCTGTCTTTCCTTCCGAGGGTGACAAGAAACCGGGCGATGCCGATAATTTCCACGATATGTTTATCGCGCAATACATTTTGCTGACGCTCGTAATTTACGGCAATTTTTTTGCGGTACAAGTACGGCACGATTTTTTCAAGAAACTGGTGCTTCCTGCCGATAACAGCTATGGACGAGGGGGCCGTACCGTTTTTTATCAATCGTTCGATTTCATCGGCAACAAACGCATATTCATCGTCACTACGGATAAAATTCCGAAACACCACATCCCCCTTTTTTTCTTTGCCTACGGAAATAAGAGTCTTTTTGATTTCAGGAAAGCGGTGTTCAAGTCTGTTTTCCCCCTTTTTTGCGACATGGAGCGCTAGGTCAACAACATCTTTTGTTGAGCGATAATTAGACGCAAGCGTGACAATTTTTGGCTTAATATAGCGTTCTTTAAAAGTGAGGATATTCCCGACTTCCGCCCCTTGAAATTTGTATATGGCCTGGTCGTCATCACCGACAACCATAAGATTGGGACGACCTTCGTTGACAGGATGATTCGTCAGAACTTCAAGGAGACTCATCTGAGCGTCATTCGTGTCCTGGAACTCATCAACAAGAACATAGTGATACCGTTCCTGAAAATCAAGACGGACAGATGTTTTCCCTTTAAGAAGAGCAATAACCTGAAGAAGCATGTCGTCAAAATCATAAAATCCCTGCGTATGCATCTTACTTTCATACGCCTCATATATTGAAGCGAGAGAAAAAAGTTTTGGAAGAGAAAGCGAGTCTTTGAGGGCGGGATTCCCCTTCTCGTCTTTTGAAAACCATTTTTCCTTCCATGCGGTAAGCGATTTTGTGCTGCCGGTTTCTTTGGCATCGTTAATAGCCAAGGAGAGCGCCTCAAACAGGAAAAAAGAGACAGGCCGGACAGGTGTTTTCAAATCAATATTTTTTTTGATGTGGGCACAGATTTTTTCCAAAGACCGGATTTCTTTTTTATGCATGCGCTTTGAAAACGCGGGAGAAAGAATTTTTGAAAGAGAGGTAAGTTCCTTTTCGTTTCGTTTCAGTAATGAACGGAAGTCCGCCGGGGATAGCCCGGCTTTTTTGAGTTGTCCGATGGCTGTATGGACATCCTTAAGGTACACGTATCCCTGTTCGGGATGAGTTTTTCTTAACGGGTCATCGTGAGACAGTTCGGAAAAAATAGTCTCAAGAATTTCAAGTTGGGTGACGGTGTCGGCAGGACGAAAATTCGCTCCGTCATAAAAATATTCTGGGAAACGTTCTATGACATCAACGCTAAAACTATGGAACGTATAGATTCCTACCCGATATGCTTCACCTCCAATAAGACCTTGGAGTCTTTGGCGCATCGTTGACGCGGCGGAATCCGTAAAAGTAAGGCACAGAATATTCGATGGTGAGGTGTCCGTTTTATGAAGAATATTTGCTATTCTAAGGCTTAAAATCTCGGTTTTTCCGCTTCCCGGACCCGCGAGAACCAGAACCGGCCCTTCAATCGCATCAACCGCCTGTTTTTGCCTTTCATCAAGGGCTTTGTATCTTTTTTGGAATTCGGAATCCGTCATGTCAAGGCTGATTATACCATTGCATAATGGTATACTCCGAAGTGAATCCCAGAGTTATTTGAAAACGCGGAAAGGAGGCATATATGCGCGTGAAAATTGATGTTGAAGAAATGTCAAAAGCAACATGCATACCTGCCGAGACAATCAGGCGGGCACTGACCCTGAGAAGACCGACATTGGAAATAGGGGAAAAGCGGTATCCTGAATCTTTATTTGATTATATGGTTATCGCTTTTGAAAAGTCACCTTCCCCAAATTCTCTTCGGAAGATAATTTGTCAGTACTTTCTTGCAGTTAAATTTCAGCGGAAATACCCGACCCAAGCGGAGTTTAAAATGATGGAAAGATTTTTCGAAACAGTAGTTAAAGACGAAAATCCTTCCGAAGCGTTGCGTATATGGAAACGCATGCCAATGAGATTCCGAAACGGGGTACATGAGATTTTTATCGCGTATTTCTATTCCCAACGCAATAAATTTGTACGCGAGCATGCATATCGTTTTCGCAAATGAAAACTGTTCGCAATCTCTTTTTCAAAGTACGGATATTTTCTTACTAGAAAATTCCTCGAGTTCGCGCCAGTCGCGCTCACTAGTCTCTGAAAAAAAGATTGTTCACTTCAACGACCCGAGGGGAAAGGGGTCTGAAGAAAAAAGCCCTTCGCATAAAGCGAAGGGCTTTTCTTTTTTAATGATAGTTGCGCAGACGGTTAATCTTTTTATGCTGACGCATCTTTTCGTGCGCTTTTGCCTCAATCTGACGGATACGCTCTCGGGTTACCCCGAACTCTTTTCCGACTTCTTCAAGAGTGTGCGTTACCCCATCGACAAGACCATGACGCATTTCAAGAATTTTTCTTTCTTTCGGCGGAAGACTGTCGAGAATTTCTTTGACTTGGTCGGCAACGATACGACGAGAAGTGTCTTCTTCGGGTGAAAGGATTTTGTCGTCGGGAACAAAGTCCCCGAGTACCGATTTTCCGTCGTCTCCGTCATCCCCCACCGGACTTTCAAGCGACACCGTATTTTGGTCGATTTTTTCTATTTGGTAAATTTTTTCGACTTCCATATTCATTTCTGTGGCAATTTCCTCCGGTAACGGGTCACGGCCAAGGTCCTGGGAAAGACGACGCACCACCTGTTTGTATTTCGCAATTGTTTCAACCATATGCACCGGCACACGGATGGTGCGGGACTGGTCGGCCAACGCACGCGTGATTGCCTGTCTGATCCACCATGTCGCGTAAGTTGAGAACTTAAAACCTTTTGTCCAGTCAAACTTATCTACCGCTTTGAAAAGGCCCAGGTTCCCTTCTTGAATAAGGTCGAGAAGCGTGAGGTCCGGACTGCGACCAACATATTTTTTGGCGATTGAAACAACAAGACGAAGGTTTGACCGGGCAAGGAGATTTTTTGCTTCATCATCTCCGGCGAGAATTCGTTTCGCAAGTTCCTTTTCTTGTGCCCCGTTAATCAAAGGATATTGTCCGATTTCCTTAAGATACATCTGAATCGAATCGTATGATTCTCCAGAAGTCGAGTCGTCTTTATATCCGAGCTTTTTGAGAGCAACATCGTCATCGATTGGGGTATCCAAAAGATTGCCTCCTTCCAAAACGTCAATGCCCCTGGTGGTCAAACGTTCATACAGTTCATCAAGAAAGGAAACGTTGTCTTCAATAGTCGGGAACTCTTTGAGGATTTCGTCATATGTTACAAAACCCCGCTGTTTCCCTTTCCCAAGCAAAATTTCCACCTTCATTTCAAAGTTTTCCTTTTTTGTCCCCTTATGCTCGGTGACAGCCGCTTTCTTTACGGGTTTTTTTGTCGGGCGTTTCTTTTGGTGGGAGCGGGATTTTCCGGCTTGTTTTTTTGTTTTCTTTTTCTTAATCATGTAAATAAACGTGATAGATAATAAAATAAAGAACCTACGGGCGTACGGGTCATGTGATCCCCGAGAGCCGGTCGATTTTTTGATTAATATCGGCCTGTTTTTTCAAAAGATTACCGAGTAGAGTTTCATTTTTATCTTCTTCGGCAATTTTTATTTCCTGTTGTATGATATTCGCCTCTTCCCGCAAAAGCGTCCGTGCGTAGTTTTCCGCGACTTCCCGCACCTTTTTTTCGGTAACCGGCCGTTGTCCGTACAATTCGGTAACGTGAATGGTGAAAATTTCTTTCATTCCTTCGGTTCCGTGCAAAAGGGTGTCAACTGCTTCTTTCCCGAGATACTCTTCAACAATTGCGGTAATACGATCCGCAGAGACGGCAGGTTCAGGAAGGCCGCTTTGCCAATATACTATTCCCACCAATTCGTCACGTGGAGAAAGGCGCGGTTGGTACGGGGTAGATGTCGTGTTCTTTTCCGTGGTTTTGCCTGCCGCCGTTTTCCCGAGGTCCTGCCACAATGCCTCTTCTCGAATATTTGTTTTGTTGGAAATATTTTTCACAAAATGCGCTTGCTCAATGGAACTCGAAAGACCCCGCACATAGGGCAACACTTTTTCCTTGA encodes:
- a CDS encoding sigma-70 family RNA polymerase sigma factor; the protein is MKVEILLGKGKQRGFVTYDEILKEFPTIEDNVSFLDELYERLTTRGIDVLEGGNLLDTPIDDDVALKKLGYKDDSTSGESYDSIQMYLKEIGQYPLINGAQEKELAKRILAGDDEAKNLLARSNLRLVVSIAKKYVGRSPDLTLLDLIQEGNLGLFKAVDKFDWTKGFKFSTYATWWIRQAITRALADQSRTIRVPVHMVETIAKYKQVVRRLSQDLGRDPLPEEIATEMNMEVEKIYQIEKIDQNTVSLESPVGDDGDDGKSVLGDFVPDDKILSPEEDTSRRIVADQVKEILDSLPPKERKILEMRHGLVDGVTHTLEEVGKEFGVTRERIRQIEAKAHEKMRQHKKINRLRNYH
- a CDS encoding ATP-dependent DNA helicase, which codes for MTDSEFQKRYKALDERQKQAVDAIEGPVLVLAGPGSGKTEILSLRIANILHKTDTSPSNILCLTFTDSAASTMRQRLQGLIGGEAYRVGIYTFHSFSVDVIERFPEYFYDGANFRPADTVTQLEILETIFSELSHDDPLRKTHPEQGYVYLKDVHTAIGQLKKAGLSPADFRSLLKRNEKELTSLSKILSPAFSKRMHKKEIRSLEKICAHIKKNIDLKTPVRPVSFFLFEALSLAINDAKETGSTKSLTAWKEKWFSKDEKGNPALKDSLSLPKLFSLASIYEAYESKMHTQGFYDFDDMLLQVIALLKGKTSVRLDFQERYHYVLVDEFQDTNDAQMSLLEVLTNHPVNEGRPNLMVVGDDDQAIYKFQGAEVGNILTFKERYIKPKIVTLASNYRSTKDVVDLALHVAKKGENRLEHRFPEIKKTLISVGKEKKGDVVFRNFIRSDDEYAFVADEIERLIKNGTAPSSIAVIGRKHQFLEKIVPYLYRKKIAVNYERQQNVLRDKHIVEIIGIARFLVTLGRKDREEADNLLPEILSYPFWGIERRAIWEISLEASRTRKPWLAIMEKSKNRRIKILASFLVSLSIRSLNEPLEYILDDIIGTHVSLEMLSENETAALPSKRVFVSPFKEYYFGKTKFNTARAEYLVFLSALRVFVQALREYKQGRMLRIDDLIDFVDTHEKNEIILADEGAFLTGRPAVSLLTAHKAKGLEFPVVFVLHCQNEVWTGRGTISKISFPANLPIAPGNDTKDDHMRLFFVAITRAKHTLYLSCHAVGENGRAMSKLSFLVSDKTHLNKKISDILSAQFSVNPEAGRGEKDVVPITLPFYAPPFVSDEKALLLPLLDDYKMSVTHLNNYLNVIHGGPQLFLEQNLLRFPRAKSASASFGSAVHKALELSHRALKKTGTLPTRTRALGFFETSLQEERLSQADYARELKRGIKSLTAFYESQKKNWSAEQLVEVNFSRQNVVISGVPLSGKIDKLEKLAHGRMKVYDWKTGAPCFSWKASGVYDKVKLHQYAEQLIFYKILLEHSKDFSDFEVTEGILQFIEPKGGKLASLSLSLSEKETSRMVALIVAVYKKILALEFPSVEKYEKNLSGIIAFEDDILKGNI